In Aspergillus fumigatus Af293 chromosome 4, whole genome shotgun sequence, one genomic interval encodes:
- a CDS encoding putative amino acid transporter: MIAFTGTIGNGLFLTSGKCLAAAGPGGVVVAYVIMGTVISSVISSLGEMTALMPVNAPMMEFPRRFLDRGVGLAVGWIYWFSYVVMAADQIVTVAASIRFQYDDGHTFISWATGMNTSPALWISVFLVVVIIVNMIPVKYFGELEYIVGCIKITFISMLIIMMLILNLMKPRSSAYYSQPLGTKYWNSPYSFFNSDYRVKDEYGNLHQTISGGTGRLVGVWTACVRAFFSYTGMDMVTVTAAESKALADSEAMKMASRKISLRIITLYALSILTASFLVPTDHPFINGEGQSSGARSIFIIAVVEAGLPALGQFFNAMFLFSAATCASDNLYVASRVLHTLALRDQTGPEFIIRRLQQCRAGVPMRAVLVSAAVMLVAYLGPTGAPGARLTELSSNCTVSFLIVYATICATYLCFYQTLDEAQKYGNNPQTQAGIYDRNHPRYPYKSHAQWLKAGFGMVACIILLIFNGVNAFLTEPFDVRTFIASYISIPVFVLLIVSYKIRRHGFNLSQWGPERSKDLRNCVQISSNRRKGRLEFPHPGLTVENGKRFLEWLWVWTK, encoded by the exons ATGATTGCATTTACTGG AACTATCGGCAATG GACTCTTCTTGACTAGCGGAAAAtgtcttgctgctgctggtcctGGAGGCGTAGTGGTCGCCTACGTGATCATGGGCACGGTGATTTCGTCGgtgatctcctccttgggcgAGATGACCGCTCTGATGCCGGTCAACGCCCCGATGATGGAATTTCCACGGCGGTTTCTGGATCGGGGTGTCGGTCTTGCTGTTGGCTGGATATACTG GTTTTCCTATGTTGTGATGGCGGCAGATCAAATAGTCACCGTCGCAGCCTCAATACGGTTCCAGTACGACGATGGCCACACGTTCATCAGCTGGGCCACGGGCATGAACACCAGTCCGGCACTCTGGATTTCTGTTTTCCTGGTGGTCGTTATCATAGTAAATATGATTCCGGTGAAG tactttgGGGAGCTCGAGTACATTGTCGGGTGCATCAAGATTACGTTTATCTCGatgctgatcatcatgatgcTTATATTGAACCTCATGAAGC CCCGATCCAGTGCGTACTACAGTCAGCCGCTTGGGACAAAAT ACTGGAATTCCCCGTactccttcttcaactcGGACTACCGTGTGAAGGATGAGTATGGGAACCTCCACCAAACAATCAGTGGCGGGACCGGACGACTTGTGGGTGTCTG GACGGCCTGCGTAcgagccttcttctcatacACCGGCATGGATATGGTCACCGTCACTGCGGCCGAGAGTAAAGCCCTTGCCGACTCCGAGGCCATGAAGATGGCGTCGCGGAAGATCTCACTGCGCATTATTACCCTGTACGCGCTGTCAATCCTAACCGCGTCGTTCCTTGTGCCCACCGACCACCCATTCATCAACGGCGAGGGGCAGTCCAGTGGCGCTCGTTCAATCTTCATCATTGCTGTCGTCGAGGCTGGTCTGCCCGCCCTCGGCCAGTTCTTTAACGCAATGTTCCTCTTCTCAGCGGCGACCTGTGCATCGGATAATCTCTATGTGGCGTCTCGAGTCCTCCACACACTCGCACTGCGAGACCAGACGGGGCCGGAGTTCATTATCCGGAGGCTCCAGCAATGTCGGGCAGGGGTCCCGATGCGAGCCGTCCTAGTCTCAGCGGCCGTAATGCTGGTCGCATATCTGGGGCCCACTGGAGCGCCTGGTGCG AGATTGACCGAGTTGTCGTCCAATTGCACCGTCTCGTTTTTGATTGTTTATGCTACCATCTGCGCGACTTACCTGTGCTTCTACCAGAC ACTGGATGAAGCGCAGAAGTACGGCAACAATCCCCAGACGCAGGCCGGGATTTATGACCGAAACCATCCTCGATACCCGTACAAATCCCATGCGCAATGGTTAAAGGCGGGCTTTGGCATGGTGGCCTGCATCATCTTGCTCATATTCAACGGGGTCAATGCCTTCCTGACAGAGCCATTCGATGTCCGGACCTTCATTGCATCGTATATCAGT ATCCCGGTTTTTGTCTTGCTTATTGTCTCTTACAAGATCCGGAGACACGGATTCAATCTCTCACAGTGGGGACCGGAGAGATCCAAAGATCTTCGGAATTGTGTGCAAATCTCGAGTAACAGGAGAAAGGGCCGGCTCGAGTTCCCTCACCCTGGTTTGACTGTGGAGAACGGCAAGAGGTTCCTGGAGTGGCTATGGGTATGGACCAAGTAG
- a CDS encoding WD40 repeat domain-containing protein — protein MDDKDAGRASCLSHQPSHLGISLHFIAQPVIKPPAGFPRRRPSSMKDNGVSGLTQTIRAIKPGQGTPSYSPRIALQKGNGDGLPSPIFSSLTGIWSLLALRSDIDDIILELLGRFSLEKVYADADKESYADLILTLLVQLRVIFFIQRLTLPPGGTIPVDWSLGFLVSWEVTVRTVEFILQIVLEAREVLWDSPLRDEYLSRLVLSTVQILLLHPKTPPNSRLRDRRDRFARVHRALERVCDNYPDTSSSFLAVCRAIADALRAEPNALSLPPRLKQELPSLTGDLYPLPDCLSSSSVATFVPQHGSSQSWLSQLLGLYDVAQYVVGANVQFAVNTRKVCDPKLERASKSSRDAVLHALNRIRLPPYVSAGHLIPMISKDFRVILPDTPSLGQHRRDGNTVDALEALRERLGHRLMVHRVSDGAMMHSVSQITRYIELLDNPGDQLRSASPALYVVNCQECHFLGSSLVRQIATLTHLDDAGGASGVALPTESRCAFCGSAVTMVREVSLARYTWEHLKPLSPNVEAINAERHLPSQFLLAPSRFDPLRRDSGMASGPSSGPSSPPPFGLSAFPQGRTNAPRAEPWVDGPPVLGNQRTSETPPPRTLRPAAGEPPFSADSVGGFEPLSKTTTFTHTSSSSSAGIRALSPPTTSDKSRSKWKSRFASSKKETRDLADTSSLSSATLETQKLEEIDLKNLCRRGKHSAGGKFAQNIKVNLSQDSTYSLFWSQSSIQIWDVSTCPPTFKDAITPDGFFILAAVTGTHVAYMTGDRDRKQTLWIQSLERMTTRPVEYRVGPTPWCTSMTVSPSGSFVAVGFDKSTVGLFAPSEWQQPRLYRVHARYHQDCKDCPPIATVSFSHDGLALVCSTRSERNGMIQVFLSHFPFSEFQEVLPCRYRVPPPESEDNGISSVLFQPGIGGKEDIICITTWTQSGVPILVHPNGGHRTEIRVQSSASSNHKGKLGNRIQAAAFSPSGHELVLANDKGYVYRVSNLSSIPIEVRRVATSKEFTTKTESFALAYVHQTDEDLILVSWSDSSKGVGYVRKIPIMTTGEVQHLQESNIVNATVHPSQPELPEFQPPEEKVPEKRQILVKPPVELEASEMSPPPIQRPSRMGLFGSLHGKK, from the exons ATGGACGATAAGGATGCTGGCCGTGCCTCCTGTCTGTCCCACCAACCATCCCATCTCGGCATTTCATTACACTTCATTGCTCAGCCTGTGATTAAGCCTCCTGCGGGGTTCCCGAGGCGTCGACCATCGTCGATGAAGGATAATGGAGTGTCTGGCCTGACCCAAACGATCCGTGCCATAA AACCGGGACAAGGCACTCCCTCGTATTCCCCCCGTATTGCTCTTCAAAAAGGCAATGGCGACGGCTTGCCCTCGCCGATATTCTCGAGTCTGACCGGTATCTGGAGTCTGTTGGCTCTGCGCAGTGACATCGACGATatcatccttgagcttctgggtCGCTTCAGCCTCGAGAAGGTCTACGCAGACGCAGACAAAGAGTCGTATGCGGACTTAATTTTGACCTTATTGGTTCAGCTCCGAGTGATATTCTTCATCCAGCGCCTCACACTCCCCCCGGGTGGCACCATCCCCGTGGATTGGTCACTCGGCTTTCTGGTCAGCTGGGAGGTGACGGTGCGGACGGTCGAATTCATCCTCCAGATCGTCTTGGAAGCGCGTGAAGTGCTTTGGGACTCTCCATTGCGCGACGAATATCTCTCGCGGCTGGTGCTATCGACCGTGCAGATTCTTCTGCTGCACCCGAAGACCCCGCCCAACTCTCGGCTCAGAGATCGTCGAGACCGATTCGCGCGGGTCCACAGGGCTCTGGAAAGAGTGTGCGACAATTATCCCGATACCAGTTCATCTTTTCTCGCAGTCTGTCGGGCAATCGCAGACGCTCTTCGCGCCGAACCGAATGCTCTGTCGCTTCCCCCGCGGCTGAAGCAGGAATTGCCATCCTTGACAGGAGATCTA TATCCTCTGCCCGACTGcctctcctcgtcctccgtCGCGACCTTCGTCCCCCAGCATGGTTCTTCGCAGAGCTGGTTGTCGCAGCTTCTAGGCCTGTACGACGTGGCGCAATATGTTGTCGGCGCGAATGTTCAGTTCGCAGTGAATACCAGAAAGGTCTGTGATCCGAAGCTGGAACGGGCATCGAAGAGCAGTCGCGATGCCGTGCTGCATGCTCTCAATCGCATCCGGCTGCCCCCCTACGTCTCTGCGGGGCATCTCATCCCGATGATCAGCAAAGATTTCCGAGTCATCCTGCCTGATACCCCTAGCCTTGGGCAGCACCGGCGCGACGGAAACACGGTTGATGCGCTGGAGGCGTTGCGAGAGCGACTGGGCCATCGACTGATGGTTCACCGCGTCAGCGATGGAGCCATGATGCACAGTGTATCCCAGATAACTAGGTATATCGAGCTCTTGGACAACCCTGGCGACCAGTTGAGATCAGCCAGCCCGGCATTGTACGTCGTTAATTGCCAAGAGTGCCATTTCCTAGGGTCGTCACTGGTCCGACAGATTGCAACCCTGACTCACCTT GATGATGCCGGCGGCGCGTCAGGAGTTGCCCTACCTACTGAGTCCAGGTGCGCGTTCTGTGGCTCGGCAGTCACTATGGTACGTGAAGTATCGCTAGCGAGGTACACTTGGGAGCATCTCAAGCCGCTGAGCCCAAACGTCGAGGCTATCAATGCGGAAAGACATCTCCCCTCGCAGTTTCTATTGGCGCCATCGCGGTTCGACCCGCTTCGCCGCGATTCCGGAATGGCATCAGGCCCGTCATCAGGTCCGTCATCCCCGCCCCCTTTTGGCTTGTCTGCCTTTCCTCAGGGGCGAACAAACGCGCCGCGCGCGGAACCTTGGGTCGATGGTCCACCCGTGCTGGGTAACCAAAGGACGAGCGAAACCCCTCCTCCCAGAACCCTCCGGCCGGCGGCTGGGGAACCTCCATTCTCTGCCGATTCCGTGGGAGGCTTTGAGCCCCTCAGCAAAACGACCACATTCACTCACACCAGCTCATCATCGAGTGCGGGCATCCGAGCCCTCTCGCCCCCTACTACGTCAGATAAGTCACGGTCCAAGTGGAAATCGAGATTCGCCTCCTCGAAAAAGGAAACTAGGGACCTTGCAGACACCAGCTCCCTGTCTTCAGCAACTCTGGAGActcagaagctggaagagatcgACCTGAAAAACCTCTGCCGGCGGGGAAAACATTCAGCTGGGGGAAAGTTTGCCCAGAATATCAAAGTAAATCTATCACAAGACTCGACATACTCCCTGTTCTGGTCGCAGTCCTCGATTCAGATCTGGGATGTCAGTACTTGTCCCCCTACCTTCAAGGACGCCATCACCCCGGATGGATTCTTCATCCTTGCGGCTGTGACAGGAACCCACGTGGCCTATATGACAGGAGACCGAGATCGAAAGCAGACG CTGTGGATCCAAAGTCTCGAGCGGATGACCACACGTCCGGTGGAGTATCGTGTAGGGCCCACGCCCTGGTGCACCAGCATGACCGTCTCCCCCAGCGGAAGCTTCGTCGCTGTCGGATTCGACAAATCGACCGTCGGCCTGTTCGCCCCTTCAGAATGGCAGCAACCGCGGCTCTATCGCGTGCACGCTCGCTATCACCAGGACTGTAAGGATTGTCCTCCAATTGCCaccgtctccttctcccaTGATGGGCTCGCTCTGGTGTGCAGCACCCGAAGCGAGCGAAACGGAATGATCCAAGTGTTCTTGTCTCATTTCCCCTTCTCCGAATTCCAGGAGGTTTTACCCTGCCGGTACCGCGTTCCTCCCCCTGAGTCAGAAGATAACGGGATTTCATCTGTGCTTTTTCAGCCGGGGATAGGCGGTAAGGAGgacatcatctgcatcacAACATGGACGCAATCCGGCGTTCCCATTCTGGTCCATCCTAACGGCGGCCACCGCACGGAGATCCGTGTACAGAGTTCTGCCTCGTCCAACCACAAGGGAAAACTCGGCAATCGCATCCAGGCTGCTGCCTTTTCGCCATCGGGACATGAGCTCGTCCTGGCTAACGATAAGGGCTACGTATATCGAGTATCCAACTTGAGTTCTATCCCGATTGAGGTCCGAAGGGTTGCTACGTCCAAGGAGTTTACGACCAAGACTGAATCCTTTGCATTGGCATACGTGCATCAGACGGATGAAGACCTGATTCTGGTCTCTTGGTCCGATTCATCCAAAGGAGTCGGTTATGTGAGGAAAATCCCGATCATGACCACA GGGGAGGTCCAGCACCTTCAAGAATCAAACATCGTCAATGCCACTGTTCATCCGAGCCAACCAGAACTTCCCGAATTTCAGCCACCAGAGGAGAAGGTTCCTGAGAAACGCCAGATCTTAGTCAAGCCTCCGGTAGAGCTCGAGGCTTCGGAGATGAGCCCTCCGCCCATCCAACGACCTTCGAGAATGGGTCTTTTCGGATCGTTGCACGGTAAGAAATAG
- a CDS encoding putative MFS transporter produces the protein MEPVKPTMETKASAVSSPTQTEHDTAADGKRPPPLLAKIFAVFLISCISFGSHWSSGVTGAMKSTIKKQLHVSNTQFSLLEASEDFMATVLLLISGVITDRVGGAEMIIYGNVIYTIGSILVAAATTVRSFNFMIGGRVILALGDIATQIAQYKMFSSWFPPSNGFASTLGFELAVGKIGGFVGKSTANVIAKKTGNFAWVFWTSVFMNLFTNAATVIFWFFNRYCNVHYRGRQDTATKEVLTEKNKKFELQKMFQLPWMFWTVMAFSLFQTSTASVFSQNATELAERRFNVDSITAGWYSSLSQYAGFFLVPCLGVFIDVLGNRASVLCVCGIGMFLSMVLVNFAETRSGTAASFGIYAIAVSLGPTSIIDSIRTTLWHQSVFGSAYALKVTMNNAMNIIIRIITGALQDADDDSYRRVVRVYLFLAAASVVVGLAILLAALMTDSLAPLQWTRRQRLTLGPEHIRMIRERHTVTCYARNKLISIYCFSALLLLTVGGWVAYIWGAVTGNNS, from the exons ATGGAGCCAGTCAAGCCAACCATGGAGACAAAAGCGTCAGCCGTGTCGTCCCCTACCCAGACAGAGCATGatactgctgctgatggcAAACGTCCACCGCCATTACTGGCTAAGATATTTGCTGTATTTctcatctcctgcatcaGCTTTGGCTCTCATTGGAGCTCTGGAGTGACAGGGGCCATGAAGAGCACCATCAAAAAG CAACTGCATGTCTCCAACACTCAATTCTCCCTGTTGGAGGCCAGTGAGGATTTTATGGCGACCGTGCTGTTATTGATCAGTGGAGTTATTACAGATCGAGTCGGCGGAGCAG AAATGATCATTTATGGCAATGTCATCTATACAATCGGATCAATCCTCGTTGCTGCAGCTACTACCGTGCGCTCATTCAACTTCATGATTGGCGGTCGAGTCATCCTAGCCCTTGGAGACATCGCAACACAGATCGCCCAGTATAAGATGTTCTCTTCATGGTTCCCCCCAAGCAATGGATTTGCTTCCACACTTGGCTTTGAGTTAGCAGTTGGAAAA ATTGGGGGGTTTGTCGGTAAATCCACTGCCAATGTCATTGCCAAG AAAACTGGAAACTTTGCTTGGGTCTTTTGGACCTCTGTCTTCATGAACCTCTTCACCAATGCTGCAACCGTCATATTCTGGTTCTTCAACCGCTACTGTAATGTCCATTACAGAGGAAGGCAGGATACGGCTACCAAGGAAGTCCTGAcagagaagaacaagaagtTTGAACTTCAAAAGATGTTCCAGCTCCCTTGGATGTTCTGGACTGTCATGGCATTCTCGCTGTTCCAGACATCTACGGCCTCGGTCTTTAGCCAGAATGCAACCGAGCTGGCAGAGAGGCGCTTCAATGTGGACTCAATCACAGCAGGATGGTACAGCTCTCTGTCACAATATGCCG GCTTCTTTCTGGTCCCATGTTTGGGTGTCTTTATCGATGTCCTCGGGAACCGCGCCAGTGTTT TGTGCGTCTGTGGAATCGGAATGTTCCTCAGCATGGTTCTGGTCAACTTTGCCGAGACCAGGTCTGGCACGGCCGCATCATTCGGAATATATGCCATAGCCGTTTCGCTGGGCCCAACTTCCATCATCGACAGCATTCGCACAACCCTATGGCATCAATCAGTCTTTGGATCTGCTTATGCCCTCAAAGTTACAATGAACAATGC GAtgaacatcatcatccgcatcatTACTGGAGCGCTACAAGACGCTGATGACGACTCGTATCGACGAGTAGTCCGCGTTTACCTGTTTCTCGCCGCAGCGTCTGTTGTTGTGGGCCTAGCGATATTGCTCGCGGCTCTGATGACTGACAGCCTGGCGCCGCTCCAATGGACGAGAAGACAACGACTGACTTTAGGCCCAGAGCATATTCGCATGATTCGTGAGCGGCACACCGTGACATGCTATGCTCGCAACAAACTGATATCTATCTACTGCTTCTCGGCGCTCCTGTTACTGACGGTTGGGGGCTGGGTGGCTTACATTTGGGGAGCGGTGACAGGGAATAACTCATAG
- a CDS encoding succinate--CoA ligase subunit beta, giving the protein MVIPLDYVPEGRHSLQAASTAAEPPRASFPQTSRAVPRGYVVTNPGDAEAVVSSIGAPSVLKSQILAGGRGKGKMSSDGKGGIRIVATPEQAFQNASRMLGHYLATQQTPPHGLLVKKLYIYKAVDVEQEFYLALTFDRERYSPVILISDQGGVNIESNQDKLHRFWFNLSRGITGETMAGIQKQSCFTDKEMPTIESIIRQMIKLFEERDAILLELNPLVRTPEGSFVCLDAKFEFDNAAQFRQPEVFSKEERMPGFEDEYEAQMHGLVYIRLNGHIGNIVNGAGLAMATNDLINLHGGKCANFLDIGGKATTETLLKAFEILSRDQQVRGIFVNIFGGIVRCDMIAESIIQAAHTLGGFRVPVVVRLQGTNCDAAMKRLSTSELDISTETDLEKAAKRIIGLTWS; this is encoded by the exons ATGGTCATTCCTTTGGACTATGTCCCAGAGG GGCGGCACAGCCTCCAAGCAGCAAGTACGGCAGCTGAGCCTCCTAGAGCATCATTCCCACAAACTTCTCGAGCAG TACCACGCGGCTATGTGGTCACAAATCCGGGGGATGCGGAGGCGGTCGTGTCATCGATTG GTGCACCGTCGGTTCTCAAGTCGCAGATTCTGGCCGGAGGACGTGGTAAGGGAAAGATGAGCAGTGACGGCAAGGGAGGCATTCGCATTGTAGCAAC ACCAGAACAGGCGTTTCAGAATGCGTCCAGAATGCTTGGTCATTACCTGGCCACACAGCAGACCCCACCGCATGGCCTTCTTGTCAAAAAACTGTATATCTATAAAGCAGTCGACGTCGAGCAAGAGTTCTATCTTGCGTTGACATTCGATCGCGAACGGTACAGCCCGGTTATCCTCATCTCTGACCAGGGTGGTGTGAACATCGAGTCCAACCAGGACAAGCTGCACAGGTTCTGGTTTAACCTTTCCCGGGGCATCACTGGCGAAACCATGGCCGGGATCCAGAAGCAGTCGTGCTTCACAGACAAGGAAATGCCGACTATCGAATCAATAATCAGACAGATGATCAAGCTGTTTGAGGAACGGGATGCTATTCTCCTGGAATTGAACCCGCTTGTGCGGACTCCCGAGGGAAGCTTTGTCTGTCTGGATGCCAAGTTTGAATTTGATAACGCCGCCCAGTTCCGGCAACCGGAGGTCTTCAGTAAAGAGGAACGCATGCCGGGTTTTGAAGACGAATACGAGGCTCAAATGCATGGCCTAGTCTATATCCGGCTCAACGGCCACATTGGGAATATCGTCAATGGCGCCGGCCTGGCCATGGCAACTAACGATCTGATCAATCTCCATGGCGGAAAATGCGCCAACTTCCTCGACATTGGAGGTAAAGCAACCACAGAGACACTGCTGAAGGCCTTTGAGATTTTGAGCCGGGATCAACAAGTTCGGGGGATTTTCGTCAACATTTTTGGAG GCATTGTTCGTTGTGACATGATTGCCGAATCCATTATCCAAGCAGCACACACACTAGGAGGGTTCAGGGTTCCTGTAGTAGTCCGACTGCAAGGCACCAACTGTGATGCGGCCATGAAAAGG CTCTCAACATCGGAGTTGGACATCAGCACGGAGACCGACCTTGAAAAGGCAGCTAAAAGAATAATTGGGCTTACATGGAGCTAA